One part of the Salinivirga cyanobacteriivorans genome encodes these proteins:
- a CDS encoding iron-containing alcohol dehydrogenase: MKRFTLPRDLYFEKGSLEVLKQLEGKKATIVVGGGSMKRFGFLDTVEQYLKEAGMETQLIEGVEPDPSVETVMKGAKKMQEFQPDWIVSIGGGSPIDAAKAMWVFYEYPDAKFEDIAKPFNIPTLRKKARFAAIPSTSGTATEVTAFSVITDYKVGIKYPLADFEITPDLAILDPEIAYKMPQNLTAHTGMDALTHATEAITAALASDFSDPLALKAIKMIKENMLASYNGDSDARDALHVAQCLAGMAFSNALLGICHSMAHKTGAIYHIPHGCANAIYLPTVIEWNREVAESKYAEIARYIGLEGSTDKELCDAYIQMIRDLNKAMGIPGSLKEYGIDEEEFNENLDRISVNAAADACTGSNPKETKVEDFKKLFTAVYYGTEIVA, from the coding sequence ATGAAACGATTTACATTGCCAAGAGATCTTTATTTTGAAAAAGGTAGTTTAGAAGTACTAAAACAACTTGAAGGGAAAAAAGCGACCATTGTTGTAGGTGGTGGTTCAATGAAACGCTTTGGTTTTTTAGATACCGTTGAACAGTATTTAAAAGAAGCTGGTATGGAAACCCAACTTATTGAAGGTGTTGAGCCAGACCCAAGTGTTGAAACAGTTATGAAGGGTGCCAAAAAAATGCAGGAATTTCAGCCCGATTGGATTGTAAGTATTGGCGGGGGATCTCCAATTGATGCTGCTAAAGCAATGTGGGTTTTCTATGAATATCCTGATGCTAAATTTGAGGATATAGCAAAACCTTTTAATATTCCAACATTGCGCAAAAAAGCACGTTTTGCTGCCATTCCTTCAACCAGCGGAACAGCAACTGAGGTTACAGCCTTTTCAGTAATTACTGATTACAAAGTAGGTATTAAATACCCACTGGCCGATTTCGAAATTACCCCTGATTTAGCTATTCTTGATCCTGAGATTGCATACAAAATGCCTCAAAACCTCACTGCACACACAGGTATGGATGCGCTAACTCATGCCACAGAGGCAATAACTGCTGCTTTAGCTTCTGACTTCAGCGATCCTTTGGCTTTGAAAGCCATTAAAATGATCAAAGAAAACATGCTTGCTTCTTATAATGGTGATTCCGATGCGCGCGATGCATTACATGTTGCCCAATGTTTAGCGGGTATGGCTTTTAGTAATGCTTTATTGGGTATTTGCCACAGTATGGCACATAAAACGGGAGCAATTTATCACATTCCACACGGATGTGCCAATGCCATTTATTTGCCAACTGTAATTGAGTGGAATCGTGAGGTAGCTGAATCGAAATATGCTGAGATAGCCCGCTATATTGGTCTTGAGGGTTCAACCGATAAAGAATTGTGCGATGCATATATTCAAATGATCCGCGATTTGAATAAAGCAATGGGTATTCCTGGGTCGCTTAAAGAATACGGAATCGATGAGGAGGAGTTTAATGAAAACCTTGATCGCATATCTGTAAATGCAGCAGCAGATGCGTGTACCGGATCAAACCCAAAAGAAACAAAAGTAGAAGACTTTAAAAAGCTATTTACAGCAGTT
- the ercA gene encoding alcohol dehydrogenase-like regulatory protein ErcA, translating to MDYDQKIEIEPRKFVAPEYIFGADARKMAINYVKKLGGEKILLVTDGGLLQTPWIKEIEDDLQLNEIDYIIFHDISPNPRDNEVVLGVNVYENENCNLILAIGGGSVLDCAKGIGIVATNKQPIECFEGVDKIKTPIPPLVCIPTTSGTSADVSQFAIINREKERYKMAIISKATVPDVALIDPVVLTTMSKSLTVFTGMDALSHAFEAYVSNASSAFTDLYALEAIKIINSSLKNSVDNPNDIQLRAKTMLASLYAGLAFSNASLGCVHSLAHSLGGFLDLPHGECNAILLPHVVDYNFYQAKEKYIKIAQLLNLNIDSDDEAKAKRSLIEYLRNVQLSLGVDPFLKKRGVSPDIITALAEKAYNDPCNATNPREPKKSDLQAIYLQAL from the coding sequence ATGGATTATGATCAAAAAATAGAAATTGAGCCCAGAAAGTTCGTGGCACCGGAATATATTTTTGGTGCTGATGCCCGTAAAATGGCTATCAATTATGTGAAGAAACTGGGCGGAGAAAAGATTTTATTAGTTACAGATGGTGGCTTATTGCAAACTCCGTGGATTAAAGAGATAGAGGATGATCTACAGTTAAATGAAATTGACTATATAATTTTTCATGATATTTCACCAAATCCCAGAGATAATGAGGTGGTATTGGGGGTAAATGTATATGAGAATGAAAACTGTAATCTGATATTAGCCATTGGGGGAGGAAGTGTATTGGATTGTGCAAAAGGCATTGGTATTGTGGCAACTAATAAACAACCGATTGAATGCTTTGAAGGCGTGGATAAAATAAAAACACCAATCCCACCATTGGTTTGCATACCGACAACTTCAGGCACGTCAGCAGATGTTTCCCAGTTTGCAATTATCAACAGGGAGAAGGAACGTTATAAGATGGCCATTATCAGTAAAGCTACTGTGCCTGATGTTGCTTTGATTGATCCGGTTGTGTTAACAACTATGAGCAAGTCACTTACAGTATTTACTGGTATGGATGCGCTTTCGCATGCGTTTGAAGCTTACGTTTCTAATGCAAGCTCGGCTTTTACAGATTTATATGCATTGGAAGCGATTAAAATAATTAATTCCAGCCTTAAAAACTCTGTTGATAACCCTAATGATATTCAACTAAGGGCCAAGACTATGCTGGCCAGCCTTTACGCTGGTTTGGCATTTTCAAATGCCAGCCTCGGATGCGTGCATTCATTGGCACACAGCCTGGGTGGATTTCTTGATTTGCCTCATGGAGAGTGTAATGCAATTTTGTTACCACACGTTGTGGATTATAATTTTTATCAGGCTAAAGAAAAATATATTAAAATAGCTCAATTACTTAACTTGAATATAGATAGTGATGATGAGGCTAAAGCCAAAAGAAGTTTAATTGAGTACCTGAGAAACGTGCAATTAAGTTTGGGGGTGGACCCATTTCTTAAAAAACGGGGCGTTTCACCAGATATAATTACAGCCCTGGCTGAAAAAGCATATAATGATCCGTGTAACGCCACAAATCCACGAGAACCTAAAAAAAGCGACCTGCAGGCAATTTATTTGCAAGCTTTATGA
- a CDS encoding sigma-54-dependent Fis family transcriptional regulator, translating into MDNSNLIGSSHERSQTYGVPISRKYPENRLSENDFEVRLKENDELLSHASYIILQLYKTVAGSGFFINVTDAQGCILTIKGDEEVMRGAEKLQMVEGAYMNEASIGTNSMGLAIHERKPVQVTAQEHFISAYHNWTCSAAPIMLDDQVIGCINMTGHADLVHSHTLGMVISAAHAIENRISQQKVLQKLETSNQFAFAMMNNLAFGVMAINISDEVEWVNDTACRLINIRRTDLLSKDVNSLMTDWRRIKRIILNELKFIDEHTSFNIPEINEQFLFNAYVIRGENSAMHGYLLTFRPFSRIVDLIRKYQNHHTRFSFDNIVAESPSMRQLVENAQQVATKPSTILLSGESGTGKEVLAQSIHNASLRKDGPFIALNCGAIASTLIESELFGYEEGAFTGAKKGGAPGKFELANHGTLFLDEVGDMPLDMQVKLLRCIQEGYVTRVGGKKDMRVDVRIIAASNKNLQLEIEKENFRLDLYYRLNVINLHVPALRDRKADIMHMARFFAAQKAEKMGKPMPFIDSRVSLFLENYSWPGNVRELENMMERFVVLDGNMDSLLNQNNTASEQMPIAAVQNTNQSFTPQTLAEIEKNAIISCLKTYDFNISKAAKVLNISRNTLYLKIKKYNISLG; encoded by the coding sequence ATGGATAATTCAAACCTCATTGGATCTTCTCACGAGCGAAGTCAGACCTATGGCGTACCAATTTCACGAAAATATCCTGAGAACAGACTTTCAGAGAATGATTTTGAAGTACGACTTAAAGAAAATGATGAGTTGCTTTCACATGCTTCCTATATTATTTTACAACTGTATAAAACTGTTGCTGGTTCAGGTTTCTTTATTAATGTTACAGACGCCCAGGGTTGTATTCTTACTATTAAGGGAGATGAAGAGGTGATGAGGGGGGCGGAAAAACTGCAGATGGTAGAGGGCGCCTATATGAATGAGGCCTCTATTGGTACCAACTCTATGGGTTTGGCCATTCATGAGCGAAAACCGGTTCAGGTTACAGCACAAGAGCATTTTATTTCTGCTTACCATAATTGGACTTGTTCTGCCGCGCCAATTATGCTCGATGATCAGGTTATTGGTTGTATTAATATGACCGGACATGCAGATCTTGTTCATTCGCATACCCTGGGAATGGTTATTTCTGCAGCTCATGCTATAGAAAATAGAATTAGTCAGCAAAAGGTACTTCAAAAGCTTGAAACTTCTAATCAATTTGCCTTTGCAATGATGAATAATCTGGCTTTTGGGGTAATGGCCATCAATATCAGCGATGAGGTTGAATGGGTTAACGATACTGCGTGTCGGCTAATTAATATTAGAAGAACCGATTTGCTATCCAAAGATGTAAATTCTTTGATGACAGATTGGCGAAGAATAAAACGTATTATTTTAAATGAACTAAAATTTATAGACGAACACACAAGTTTTAATATTCCTGAAATTAATGAGCAGTTTTTATTCAATGCATATGTGATTCGTGGCGAAAATAGTGCCATGCACGGCTATTTGCTCACCTTTAGGCCGTTCAGCAGAATTGTGGATCTGATCAGGAAATATCAAAATCACCACACACGTTTTAGTTTTGATAATATTGTGGCCGAGAGTCCTTCTATGCGACAACTAGTTGAGAATGCGCAACAGGTGGCAACAAAACCATCAACCATTTTGCTTAGCGGAGAGAGTGGTACGGGTAAGGAGGTGCTGGCACAATCCATCCACAATGCTTCGTTGAGAAAAGACGGTCCTTTTATAGCCCTTAATTGTGGCGCAATAGCAAGCACTTTAATTGAAAGCGAGCTTTTTGGTTATGAAGAAGGAGCTTTTACCGGCGCAAAAAAGGGGGGAGCACCGGGAAAATTTGAGTTGGCTAATCATGGCACATTGTTTTTAGATGAAGTTGGTGATATGCCGCTTGATATGCAGGTGAAATTGTTACGCTGTATTCAGGAGGGCTATGTGACCCGTGTAGGTGGGAAAAAAGATATGCGGGTTGATGTTCGCATTATTGCAGCAAGCAATAAAAATTTACAACTGGAAATAGAAAAAGAGAACTTCAGGCTTGATCTGTATTACCGCTTAAATGTAATCAATCTTCATGTGCCGGCTTTACGCGATCGTAAGGCGGATATTATGCATATGGCGCGCTTTTTTGCCGCTCAAAAAGCAGAAAAAATGGGCAAACCCATGCCTTTTATTGATAGCCGCGTAAGCCTGTTTCTTGAAAATTATAGCTGGCCGGGCAATGTAAGAGAGCTGGAAAATATGATGGAACGTTTTGTTGTCTTGGATGGCAATATGGATAGTCTCCTCAATCAGAATAATACAGCATCTGAACAAATGCCAATAGCAGCTGTGCAAAATACCAATCAGTCATTCACCCCTCAAACGCTTGCTGAAATAGAAAAAAACGCAATTATTTCCTGCTTAAAAACATATGATTTTAATATCTCAAAAGCAGCTAAAGTGTTGAATATAAGCAGAAATACCCTCTATTTGAAAATAAAGAAGTATAATATTAGCTTAGGATAG
- a CDS encoding serine hydrolase domain-containing protein: protein MKKILLFAGLLTSFFTYAQDFNRNKMDSLFALIEQHNRGMGSISIFQSGEEVYQNSIGYASVADEIEAVKNTKYRIGSITKMFTATVIMQLIEEDQLSLNTTLDQFFPEVKNADKITIKHLLKHQSGIFNFTNAPDYATYMEKPISKETMVKKISEFDSNFEPGSKSAYSNSNYVLLTFIAEQIDQSTYGEIIEKRITSRCNLENTSVGSKIQPENNEALSYNKSADWESATETHMSVPVGAGAIVSTPEDLNRFLRCLFKGQLVANKSLEKMMNIENGLGIGMFQVPFYNKKAFGHTGGIDGFQANSFYFPDEKTAISYTSNAVDMPVNDIMIGVLSIYFDRPYKLPTFEPNVEISEKTLKNYEGVYASTDLPIKLTITKREGSLIAQGTGQPAFPLTAVSNTKFKYDQAQLKIEFIPGENKMVLEQMGKRYELEKE from the coding sequence ATGAAAAAAATACTCTTATTTGCCGGACTATTAACCTCCTTTTTTACCTATGCTCAAGATTTTAATCGGAACAAAATGGACAGCTTATTTGCACTCATTGAGCAACACAACAGAGGAATGGGTAGTATTTCCATTTTTCAATCGGGGGAAGAAGTGTATCAAAACAGCATTGGTTATGCCAGTGTGGCAGATGAAATTGAAGCAGTAAAAAACACAAAATACCGCATAGGGTCCATCACAAAAATGTTCACTGCCACAGTAATTATGCAGTTGATTGAAGAAGATCAACTAAGCCTGAATACAACCCTTGATCAATTCTTCCCTGAGGTTAAAAACGCTGATAAAATTACCATTAAACATTTACTTAAACACCAAAGTGGAATTTTCAATTTCACTAATGCTCCTGATTACGCCACTTACATGGAAAAGCCTATCAGCAAAGAAACAATGGTGAAAAAAATCTCAGAATTTGATAGCAACTTTGAACCGGGATCAAAGTCAGCTTATTCCAACTCAAACTATGTTTTATTGACTTTTATAGCAGAACAAATCGATCAATCAACATACGGAGAAATTATTGAAAAACGCATTACCAGTCGCTGTAATCTTGAGAACACCTCTGTGGGGAGTAAAATACAACCTGAGAATAATGAAGCACTATCCTACAACAAATCGGCTGACTGGGAGTCTGCAACTGAAACCCATATGTCTGTGCCTGTGGGTGCAGGAGCAATCGTGTCTACCCCTGAAGACTTGAACAGGTTTCTTCGCTGCCTGTTCAAAGGGCAACTAGTTGCAAACAAATCACTTGAAAAAATGATGAATATTGAAAATGGTTTGGGCATAGGAATGTTTCAGGTTCCATTTTACAATAAAAAAGCCTTTGGTCACACAGGGGGAATTGATGGTTTTCAGGCAAACAGCTTTTACTTTCCGGATGAAAAAACCGCAATATCATATACATCCAACGCAGTAGACATGCCGGTTAATGACATCATGATAGGGGTTTTAAGCATATATTTTGACAGACCTTACAAGTTACCAACCTTTGAGCCTAATGTCGAAATATCAGAAAAAACATTAAAAAACTATGAAGGGGTTTATGCTTCGACAGACCTTCCGATTAAACTCACTATTACTAAAAGAGAAGGCTCCTTAATAGCACAGGGAACAGGACAACCAGCCTTCCCGCTCACCGCTGTAAGTAATACAAAGTTTAAATATGATCAGGCTCAACTTAAGATTGAATTTATTCCCGGTGAAAACAAAATGGTACTTGAACAAATGGGTAAGCGCTACGAGCTTGAAAAGGAATAA
- a CDS encoding ATP-binding protein yields MKHDWRKERDKIIGLGEDSLKKSYYPKLQEKISELQAAYENLQTIYDSIADGIFIHDDFGKILSVNQRAREIFEIDEDNYELYNIYDLSSSTMNLNDLEPLWKNVLAGESATLQWTGKTVKTKMDIFVQVTLNKSIWYGRKVIVAVVRDFRERKKYEQALFDAKEKAEESDKLKSAFLANVSHEIRTPMNAILGFTALLKRPKLSGKNQEKYIDIIHNSGKRMLNTIDDIMEISKIDSGQVKVNYEEGDLNKLMQYYHDFFKPEADRKGLRLECKNTNLTESVPIKTDLHMFDSIMVNLLKNAIKYTDKGYVKFFCECCPPKNPKSFCFTISDSGIGIPEDRVDAIFHRFVQADIEDRKAYEGMGLGLSIAKHYVDTLGGKISVESVPEKGSTFKFVLPQRG; encoded by the coding sequence ATGAAGCATGATTGGCGAAAAGAAAGAGATAAAATCATTGGGTTGGGAGAAGACTCCCTCAAGAAAAGTTATTATCCTAAGCTTCAGGAAAAGATAAGTGAACTGCAAGCTGCCTATGAAAATCTTCAGACGATTTACGATAGCATTGCTGATGGTATATTTATTCACGACGATTTTGGAAAAATATTATCTGTAAATCAGAGAGCAAGAGAGATTTTTGAAATCGACGAAGATAATTATGAACTATACAACATTTATGACCTGTCTTCTTCTACTATGAATTTGAATGACTTAGAGCCGCTATGGAAAAATGTGCTTGCAGGAGAATCCGCCACATTGCAATGGACAGGAAAGACCGTAAAAACGAAAATGGATATTTTTGTCCAGGTTACACTTAACAAATCAATTTGGTATGGGAGAAAAGTAATTGTAGCTGTTGTTCGGGATTTCCGGGAACGTAAAAAATACGAACAAGCTCTTTTTGATGCTAAAGAAAAAGCAGAAGAAAGTGACAAATTGAAGTCAGCTTTTCTTGCAAATGTAAGTCATGAAATTCGTACACCAATGAATGCTATTCTTGGCTTTACAGCTTTGCTAAAGCGCCCTAAACTGAGTGGTAAAAACCAGGAAAAATACATCGATATTATTCATAATAGTGGAAAAAGAATGCTTAACACAATTGATGATATCATGGAAATATCGAAAATTGATTCCGGGCAGGTAAAAGTAAATTATGAAGAGGGTGACTTGAATAAGCTAATGCAGTATTACCATGATTTCTTTAAACCGGAAGCAGATCGTAAAGGGTTAAGATTGGAGTGTAAAAATACAAACCTCACTGAATCAGTTCCTATAAAAACCGATTTACATATGTTTGATTCAATAATGGTAAATCTTCTTAAGAATGCAATAAAATACACCGATAAAGGCTACGTAAAATTCTTCTGTGAATGCTGTCCGCCAAAGAATCCCAAAAGTTTTTGTTTTACTATTTCAGACAGCGGAATTGGAATCCCGGAGGACAGAGTTGACGCAATATTTCACAGATTTGTCCAGGCCGATATTGAAGACAGGAAAGCCTATGAGGGAATGGGTTTAGGCTTATCCATAGCAAAACATTATGTCGATACACTTGGTGGTAAAATCAGCGTAGAATCTGTCCCTGAGAAGGGATCAACCTTTAAATTTGTTTTACCTCAAAGAGGTTAA